A window from Theropithecus gelada isolate Dixy chromosome 1, Tgel_1.0, whole genome shotgun sequence encodes these proteins:
- the MYBPH gene encoding myosin-binding protein H, translating into MMEKTTSKDPACSPEETASESAKVPTAEPPGEVAVSESTGEEQVPKPQAPAPQAPAAPATTKPAPPSEDVPSAPLLLTLEDVSNSSVTVSWEPPERLGRLGLQGYVLELCREGASEWVPVSARPMMVTQQTVRNLALGDKLLLRVSAVSSAGAGPPAMLDQPVHIRENIEAPKIRVPRHLRQTYIRQVGETVNLQIPFQGKPKPQATWTHNGHALDSQRVSVRTGDQDSILFIRSAQRSDSGRYELTLHVEGLEAKAAIDILVIEKPGPPSSIRLLDVWGCNAALQWTPPQDTGNTELLGYTVQKADKKTGQWFTVLERYHPTTCTISDLIFGNSYSFRVFSENLCGLSASATITKELAHIQKADIAAKPKGFIERDFSEAPSFTQPLADHTSTPGYSTQLFCSVRASPKPKIIWMKNKMEIQGNPKYRALSEQGVCTLEIRKPSPFDSGVYTCKAINVLGEASVDCRLEVKASATH; encoded by the exons ATGATGGAAAAAACCACCTCCAAGGACCCTGCCTGCAGTCCAGAGGAGACCGCATCTGAATCTGCCAAGGTGCCCACCGCAGAGCCTCCCGGAGAAGTGGCAGTATCAGAGTCCACAGGGGAAGAGCAGGTGCCCAAGCCGCAGGCCCCTGCCCCTCAGGCCCCTGCAGCCCCCGCAACCACTAAGCCTGCACCCCCAAGTGAAG ATGTCCCCAGTGCCCCACTGCTGCTGACCCTGGAGGATGTGAGCAACAGCTCTGTGACTGTGAGCTGGGAGCCCCCAGAGAGGCTGGGGAGGCTGGGCCTCCAGGGCTATGTGCTGGAGCTCTGCAGAGAGGGAG CCTCGGAGTGGGTGCCTGTGAGTGCCCGGCCCATGATGGTGACCCAGCAGACCGTGCGGAACCTGGCTCTGGGAGACAAGCTCCTCCTGCGGGTGTCTGCAGTGAGTTCCGCAGGGGCTGGCCCGCCGGCCATGCTGGACCAGCCCGTCCACATCCGAGAGAATATCG AGGCCCCCAAGATCCGTGTCCCCCGCCACCTCCGTCAGACCTACATCCGCCAGGTGGGAGAGACGGTCAACCTGCAAATCCCCTTCCAG GGGAAGCCTAAGCCTCAGGCCACATGGACCCACAACGGCCATGCCCTGGACAGCCAGCGGGTGAGCGTGCGCACCGGGGACCAGGACTCCATCCTCTTCATTCGCTCGGCCCAGCGCTCCGACTCGGGCCGCTACGAGCTCACCTTGCACGTGGAAggtctggaggccaaggcagccattGACATCCTGGTGATTG AGAAACCTGGACCTCCCAGCAGCATCCGGCTCCTGGACGTCTGGGGCTGCAACGCTGCTCTTCAGTGGACGCCACCCCAGGACACAGGCAACACAGAGCTCCTGGGCTACACGGTGCAGAAGGCAGACAAAAAGACAGGG CAATGGTTCACAGTGCTGGAGCGCTACCACCCAACCACCTGCACCATCTCTGACCTCATCTTCGGCAACTCGTACTCCTTCCGGGTCTTCTCAGAAAACCTGTGTGGACTCAGCGCCTCAGCCACCATCACCAAGGAGCTCGCCCACATCCAGAAGGCAG ATATTGCTGCCAAACCTAAAGGGTTTATTGAGCGAGACTTCTCAGAAGCCCCTTCATTCACCCAGCCCCTGGCTGACCACACCTCCACCCCTGGCTACAGCACCCAGCTGTTCTGCAGTGTCCGAGCTTCACCCAAG CCCAAGATTATCTGGATGAAAAACAAGATGGAGATCCAGGGCAACCCCAAATACCGCGCCCTCTCTGAGCAAGGCGTCTGCACCCTAGAGATCCGGAAACCCAGCCCCTTTGATTCTGGGGTCTACACCTGCAAGGCCATCAACGTGCTGGGGGAGGCATCTGTGGACTGCCGGCTGGAGGTCAAAG cctcagccacgCACTGA